In one Terriglobales bacterium genomic region, the following are encoded:
- a CDS encoding PilZ domain-containing protein, whose amino-acid sequence MATETVVTEAHILNTRRFRRFKLDVPVRVVVQTEDKTRIIDGRGNELNEGGLAVQAGVELQLDEKVEVEFTPPYTGQPIRARAIVRNRNGYRYGFEFLTESPTDCDRVMEIRTALQGMGKLM is encoded by the coding sequence ATGGCAACGGAAACAGTGGTGACGGAAGCGCACATTTTGAATACGCGCAGGTTCCGCAGGTTCAAACTCGACGTCCCTGTACGGGTGGTCGTACAGACCGAGGACAAGACCCGGATCATCGACGGTCGAGGCAACGAACTGAACGAAGGTGGCTTGGCCGTACAGGCTGGGGTCGAGTTGCAACTCGATGAAAAGGTGGAAGTGGAATTCACTCCCCCATACACGGGACAACCGATCCGCGCGCGTGCGATTGTGCGCAATCGCAACGGGTACCGGTACGGGTTTGAGTTTCTAACCGAGTCGCCCACAGACTGCGATCGAGTCATGGAAATCCGCACCGCTCTCCAGGGCATGGGCAAGTTGATGTAG
- a CDS encoding lipid-binding SYLF domain-containing protein: MKRWFLVATVVVSLVASSFAEKGDKEKERLQSAGQVLKEILDIPDNIPKELLDKAECVVVLPGVKKFAIGLGGSFGRGVMICRSGANFTGSWGPPAMYALEGANIGLQLGGQETDFVLLVMNPKGARSLLSSKVKLGADAAAAAGPKGRSAQAATDVVMKAEVLSYSRARGLFAGVSLEGSTLRSDGGANENLYGRELSATDIIRDRKVGTPAAGQLLVSVLNQKTPRNLSDQKSLK, translated from the coding sequence GTGAAACGTTGGTTCTTAGTTGCAACCGTCGTAGTGTCACTCGTTGCTAGTTCCTTCGCCGAGAAGGGCGACAAAGAGAAAGAACGCCTGCAATCCGCAGGGCAAGTCCTCAAAGAGATCCTCGATATTCCCGACAACATTCCCAAAGAACTGCTCGACAAAGCCGAGTGTGTGGTCGTGCTGCCTGGCGTGAAGAAATTCGCCATCGGATTGGGCGGAAGCTTCGGCCGTGGCGTGATGATCTGCCGCTCGGGTGCAAACTTCACGGGGTCCTGGGGCCCTCCGGCAATGTACGCTCTCGAAGGCGCCAATATCGGACTCCAATTGGGTGGACAGGAAACTGATTTCGTTCTGCTGGTGATGAATCCGAAGGGCGCCAGGTCATTGCTGAGCAGCAAAGTGAAACTTGGTGCCGATGCCGCTGCCGCAGCCGGACCGAAGGGGCGTAGCGCACAGGCGGCCACCGACGTAGTCATGAAGGCTGAGGTGCTTTCGTATTCGCGTGCGCGCGGACTGTTTGCGGGCGTATCGCTGGAAGGCAGCACCCTGCGCTCGGATGGTGGTGCTAACGAAAATCTTTACGGCCGCGAGTTGAGCGCCACGGACATCATTCGCGACCGCAAGGTCGGAACACCGGCAGCAGGGCAACTCCTGGTGTCGGTACTGAACCAAAAGACGCCAAGAAATTTATCCGACCAGAAGTCATTGAAGTAA